The genomic region GGCTCGCCGCACGAGCGGCGCACGACGAGCCGGGCGGGAAGGGTGACGGACTCGCCGGGCCGCCCCTCGATCCGGTCGACCAGAGCGCGCACGGCGGCACGCCCCAGCTCACCGGTCGGCTGGGCGATCGCGGTGACCGGCGGATCGGTGTGCACGAACCACGGGATGTCGTCGAACGCGGCCAGCGCGATGTCGTCCGGCACGCGCAGGCCACGCGCGCGTACGGCGTCCAGCGCGCCGAGCGCCATCAGGTTGTCGGCCGCGAACACGGCCTCGGGCGGCTCGGCCAGGTCGAGGAACCCCTCGGTGACCCGGCGCCCGCTGCCGGCCTGGAAGTCGCCCTGCCCTATGTAGGCGTCGGGCAGGGCGAGGCCGTACGCGCCCAGGGCTTCCCGGAAGGCCTCGACACGTTCCCGCCCGGTGGTGGTGGCGGCGGGACCCGCGATGATCGCGACCCGCCGGTGCCCGAGCCCGTGCAGATGCGCCACGAGATCCCGGACGGCGGCCCGGCCGTCCGCCCGGACCACCGGCACGTCCACGCCCGGGATCCACCGGTCCACGAACACCATGGGCGTCCCCGCCCGCGCGGCGTCCAGCATCAGCGGCGAGCCGCCGTCCGTGGGGGAGACGAGCAGCCCGTCGATCCGCCGGTCCAGCAGGTTGCGTACGTGGTGGTCCTGGAGGTCGGGCCGCTCGTCGGCGTTGCCGATGATGACGCTGTAGCCGAGCGCGCGGGCCTCCTCCTCGACGGAGCGGGCCAGTTCGGTGAAGTAGGGGTTCAGTACGTCACTGATGACCAGGCCGAGGGTGTGGGTCTGGTCGGTGCGCAGAGAGCGGGCGACGGCGTTCGGGCGGTAGCCCAGGGACTCGACGGCGGCCAGCACGCGCCTGCGTGCGTCGGCGCTGACCGACGGGTGGTCGTTCAGGACGCGCGAGACCGTGGCGACGGATACGCCTGCCTCGGCAGCGACGTCCTTGATGCTGGCCACCGCCGCTCCACCTCCTTGTGGATCAGTCGTGGGAGCGCACATGGCGCAGCGCTCGTGGAATCGATTACATCGACGGGTGGATGGAATCGATTACACGCCGGTAAATCAAGCCCCCGAGGGCACCTCTTGACCGGATCGTGATGTCGCGGGCGGCTCCCCGGCGGTTCAGGGTGGAGGGAGGAGGTCCGTTGTCGCGAGGCCCGGCCGGGCCGGAGCGGAGGAGTCATGACGGCGGCGACCCGGAACGACGTACCCGTTGCCCTTGAGGGCAACGGCGTGGAACTGCGCCTCATGCCGATCGGGGGCGGCATGTCGGTGGGCTACGTCAGCCTGCCCCAGGGCACGGACATGGGCCCGGCCCTCAAGGGGCAGCCCGACGACGCGTGCCAGTGCCCCCACTGGGGCTATCTGCTCAAGGGCCGGATCAGGATGCGCACGGCTTCCGGTGAGGAGGAGTACGAGGCGGGACAGGCGTACTACTGGGGCCCCGGGCACGTCCCGGTCGCCCTGGAGGACAGCGAGTTCGTGGAGTTCTCCCCGAGTGAGGACTTCCAGCAG from Streptomyces chartreusis NRRL 3882 harbors:
- a CDS encoding LacI family DNA-binding transcriptional regulator: MASIKDVAAEAGVSVATVSRVLNDHPSVSADARRRVLAAVESLGYRPNAVARSLRTDQTHTLGLVISDVLNPYFTELARSVEEEARALGYSVIIGNADERPDLQDHHVRNLLDRRIDGLLVSPTDGGSPLMLDAARAGTPMVFVDRWIPGVDVPVVRADGRAAVRDLVAHLHGLGHRRVAIIAGPAATTTGRERVEAFREALGAYGLALPDAYIGQGDFQAGSGRRVTEGFLDLAEPPEAVFAADNLMALGALDAVRARGLRVPDDIALAAFDDIPWFVHTDPPVTAIAQPTGELGRAAVRALVDRIEGRPGESVTLPARLVVRRSCGEPYPASPEPDPAQAPAVQHPAENRSQS